One stretch of Aeromicrobium fastidiosum DNA includes these proteins:
- a CDS encoding ankyrin repeat domain-containing protein codes for MKEPDALAESCLLVTFSTVRLVAPLAAAALLASCSSGGADPAGSGEDSPTSAPTAAALPDAPSNPYTGRSAQFRDRQLLNAAGTGDADKIALLVEAGANVETRDARERTPLLIAATDDHVAAARVLVGAGADPDALDVRHDTPWLVTGVTGSIPMAQVLLTASPDLTIRNRFGGVSHIPASERGHADYVAFVVQSTDIAIDHVNDLGWTALLEAVILGRGTEPWQRIVDTLVKNGADVSIADRDGITALQHARRLGFTEIAGILDRASS; via the coding sequence GTGAAGGAACCTGATGCGCTCGCCGAGAGTTGTCTTCTCGTGACGTTCTCGACCGTGCGCCTCGTCGCGCCCCTCGCCGCGGCGGCCCTGCTCGCCTCCTGCTCGTCCGGCGGCGCGGACCCCGCCGGCTCGGGTGAGGACTCCCCCACGTCCGCGCCGACTGCCGCCGCACTGCCTGATGCTCCGTCCAACCCCTACACCGGCCGATCAGCGCAGTTCCGCGACCGCCAGCTGCTGAACGCCGCCGGAACGGGCGACGCCGACAAGATCGCCCTGCTCGTCGAAGCGGGGGCCAACGTCGAGACACGGGACGCACGTGAGCGCACCCCCCTCCTGATCGCCGCGACCGACGACCACGTCGCCGCGGCGCGCGTGCTCGTCGGCGCAGGTGCCGACCCCGATGCGCTCGACGTCCGGCACGACACCCCGTGGCTCGTCACCGGCGTGACCGGCAGCATCCCGATGGCGCAGGTGCTGCTGACCGCGTCGCCCGACCTGACGATCCGCAACCGCTTCGGCGGCGTCTCGCACATCCCCGCCAGCGAGCGCGGGCACGCCGACTACGTCGCGTTCGTCGTCCAGAGCACCGACATCGCGATCGACCACGTCAACGACCTCGGCTGGACCGCGCTGCTGGAGGCCGTGATCCTGGGCCGGGGAACAGAACCCTGGCAGCGCATTGTTGACACTCTTGTGAAGAACGGCGCAGACGTGTCGATCGCCGACCGTGACGGGATCACCGCTCTGCAGCATGCTCGCCGGCTCGGGTTCACCGAGATCGCCGGCATCCTCGACCGCGCTTCATCCTGA
- the msrA gene encoding peptide-methionine (S)-S-oxide reductase MsrA, whose amino-acid sequence MIFGRSKSELPTPESALPGREGRPFQVGGTHLVLGTPVETQVPDGYESAVFGLGCFWGEEKTFWEVPGVWSTSVGYAGGQTQHPTYEEVCSGRTGHAEVVRVIWDPAELTFHDLLKTFWENHDPTQGMRQGNDRGTQYRSVILTTTPEQQAEAEASRDAYQVTMTQAGYGEITTSIMPLERYYYAEDYHQQYLVKNPFGYCPLHATGVAYEPAGA is encoded by the coding sequence ATGATCTTCGGTCGCAGCAAGTCTGAGCTTCCCACCCCCGAGTCGGCCCTGCCCGGCCGCGAGGGCCGTCCGTTCCAGGTCGGCGGTACGCACCTCGTGCTCGGCACCCCCGTCGAGACCCAGGTGCCCGACGGCTACGAGTCCGCCGTCTTCGGCCTCGGTTGCTTCTGGGGCGAGGAGAAGACGTTCTGGGAGGTGCCCGGTGTCTGGTCGACGTCTGTCGGATACGCCGGCGGCCAGACCCAGCACCCCACCTACGAGGAGGTGTGCTCCGGCCGCACGGGTCACGCCGAGGTCGTCCGCGTCATCTGGGACCCGGCCGAGCTGACGTTCCACGACCTGCTCAAGACGTTCTGGGAGAACCACGACCCCACCCAGGGCATGCGCCAGGGCAACGACCGTGGCACCCAGTACCGCTCGGTCATCCTCACCACGACGCCCGAGCAGCAGGCCGAGGCCGAGGCATCACGGGACGCCTACCAGGTCACGATGACCCAGGCCGGCTACGGCGAGATCACCACCTCGATCATGCCGCTGGAGCGTTACTACTACGCCGAGGACTACCACCAGCAGTACCTCGTCAAGAACCCGTTCGGCTACTGCCCGCTGCACGCGACGGGCGTGGCGTACGAGCCTGCTGGCGCCTGA
- a CDS encoding AI-2E family transporter translates to MSIERYQVPPGVEIATAWAWRLLVIAAAGGVGIFLLRYFSEITVPLAVALLGTALTINAVNWLERKGLPRVLATFVVVIVMLVSFFGALALVGQQLSTQVTDLRDNVVQGITQVQDWAKTGPLKLTDSQIQGYIDTAKESIQSSDTSVVTRVGELGSTLTHVLAGFFIALFSAFFFLYEGQRIWGWIVALFPRAARERVDSSGHTAWASLVAFVRATVIVAFTDAVGIALGAWVLGVPLTFAIGVLVFLGAFIPIIGALLSGMVAVLVALVAQGPVTALFMLLVVVGIQQLESHVLQPFLMGRLVAVHPLAIIIAIAAGVTVAGVVGALIAVPLAACLNGVVRHLVSVAQDYQDEPEDDVGLEPEPA, encoded by the coding sequence GTGAGCATCGAGAGATATCAGGTCCCGCCCGGCGTGGAGATCGCGACGGCGTGGGCGTGGCGGCTGCTGGTGATCGCCGCTGCCGGCGGCGTCGGCATCTTCCTGCTGCGCTACTTCTCCGAGATCACGGTGCCCCTCGCGGTCGCCCTGCTCGGCACGGCGCTGACGATCAACGCGGTCAACTGGCTCGAGCGCAAGGGGCTGCCGCGCGTGCTCGCGACGTTCGTCGTCGTGATCGTCATGCTGGTGTCCTTCTTCGGTGCCCTCGCGCTGGTGGGTCAGCAGCTCTCGACGCAGGTCACCGATCTGCGCGACAACGTCGTCCAGGGCATCACGCAGGTGCAGGACTGGGCCAAGACCGGCCCGCTCAAGCTGACCGACAGCCAGATCCAGGGCTACATCGACACCGCCAAGGAGTCGATCCAGTCGAGCGACACCTCGGTCGTGACGCGGGTCGGCGAGCTCGGCTCGACCCTGACGCACGTGCTCGCCGGCTTCTTCATCGCCCTGTTCTCGGCGTTCTTCTTCCTGTACGAGGGGCAGCGCATCTGGGGCTGGATCGTGGCCCTGTTCCCCAGGGCCGCGCGGGAGCGCGTCGACTCCTCGGGCCACACCGCATGGGCGTCGCTCGTGGCGTTCGTGCGGGCGACGGTCATCGTGGCCTTCACGGATGCCGTGGGCATCGCCCTGGGCGCATGGGTGCTGGGTGTGCCGCTGACCTTCGCGATCGGCGTCCTGGTGTTCCTCGGCGCGTTCATCCCGATCATCGGTGCCTTGCTGTCGGGCATGGTCGCGGTGCTGGTCGCGCTCGTCGCGCAGGGACCTGTCACGGCGCTGTTCATGCTGCTGGTCGTCGTCGGCATCCAGCAGCTGGAGTCGCACGTGCTCCAGCCGTTCCTGATGGGCCGCCTCGTCGCCGTCCACCCGCTCGCGATCATCATCGCAATCGCGGCGGGCGTCACGGTGGCCGGCGTGGTCGGTGCCCTGATCGCGGTGCCGTTGGCGGCGTGCCTCAACGGCGTCGTCAGGCATCTCGTGTCGGTCGCGCAGGACTACCAGGACGAGCCAGAGGACGATGTGGGGCTGGAGCCCGAACCGGCATGA